AAAAAAAAGAATACTTTCAATGCATTAATTGATATATTTCATTACAACTTGGAATCAAGTTAATTTTTTTTGATTGTCTTTGTAACGATAACGATAAGCATAAGGCCAAGCAATGAAGCGGAAAACAACCCAACTGCGCCCGGACGGACTCCGTGGCTCCCTGCGCGCCCTGGTCGGCGGCGCCCTGGTCGCCGGCGCCGCGCTGGCAGCGCCGGCACAGGCCGGCGTGATCACCTTCGAAGGCGCATTTGGTCCCACCGGTCATGGAGACGCGGTCCAACAAGCCGGGTATGAAATCGGATTCTTTTCCAACGTTCCCGGCTCGACGTCGGACGTCGCCGTCGGGCTGTTTGCCGATGGTAGCGACAGCGCCAACAATTGTTTGGGCAACACATGCCTGGCTGGCGATATCAGCACTTACTATCAGGCGCTCAACGACAGCTACTTGGATATCGTCGCCACCAATGGCGGTTCTTTCAGCATCAAGGGTTTCGACGCTGGCTTCCTGGGCAGTGCCGCCACATCGGAAAACCCCGATGGCCTCAGCTACCCGGCAATCCCCGGACTATTGCTCGTACAGGGCTTCATGGCCG
The genomic region above belongs to Massilia forsythiae and contains:
- a CDS encoding NF038120 family PEP-CTERM protein; the protein is MKRKTTQLRPDGLRGSLRALVGGALVAGAALAAPAQAGVITFEGAFGPTGHGDAVQQAGYEIGFFSNVPGSTSDVAVGLFADGSDSANNCLGNTCLAGDISTYYQALNDSYLDIVATNGGSFSIKGFDAGFLGSAATSENPDGLSYPAIPGLLLVQGFMADGSSSYETYQLSGLTSGTNNFSFGRFAPSAAFSSLQFVEVAIFGYACRADGSCQAFQTDRGQFGIDNIVLADASEVPEPSSALLLGLGLIGLAARTRRKT